A window of Roseovarius sp. THAF27 contains these coding sequences:
- a CDS encoding RNA polymerase sigma factor, whose translation MTVSDETLAQAAADGDAAAFSALVERHYDGVFRLAFRLTGSRAEAEDLTQDVCAALPGKLGGFRGASKFTTWLWRVVVNAAHDRRRRAATRAKYSEGWGDWEVDRRAADAEVAEAVDWLTQAMRALPEELRDTLALVLDDMSHAEAGEVLGISGGTVGWRVSEAKKHLRAMRAREEDA comes from the coding sequence ATGACAGTCAGTGACGAAACCCTGGCCCAGGCGGCCGCAGATGGTGACGCGGCGGCGTTCTCGGCCCTGGTCGAGCGGCATTACGATGGCGTGTTCCGTCTGGCCTTTCGGCTGACCGGGTCACGGGCCGAGGCGGAGGACCTGACGCAGGATGTGTGTGCGGCGCTGCCGGGGAAGCTGGGCGGGTTTCGCGGGGCGTCGAAGTTTACCACGTGGCTGTGGCGGGTGGTGGTGAATGCCGCCCATGACCGGCGGCGCAGGGCGGCGACACGGGCGAAGTATTCCGAAGGCTGGGGCGACTGGGAAGTGGACCGGCGGGCGGCGGATGCGGAGGTGGCGGAGGCCGTCGACTGGCTGACACAAGCGATGCGCGCCCTGCCGGAGGAGTTGCGGGACACGCTGGCCCTGGTGCTCGATGACATGAGCCATGCCGAGGCGGGCGAGGTGCTGGGCATCTCGGGCGGCACGGTGGGGTGGCGCGTGTCGGAGGCCAAGAAA